One genomic segment of Desulforamulus reducens MI-1 includes these proteins:
- a CDS encoding LytR/AlgR family response regulator transcription factor yields MRVVVVDDEAPARDELIYLLKQHADIEVAAEAEDVQSALQVIRKERPDAVFLDISMPDGEGMEVARQLDRWVEPPLVVFATAYDQHAVEAFTVNAVDYLLKPFSEERVAETIDKLRRLLSHKKQNQLQKKIAVSDEDLIKLLNPEEIVFASRQGREVMIKTFDKTYSVNYTLQALENRLGDLPFFRPHYSFLVNIDKIERIEPGFQGHQLVMQDEDSSRVPVSRNGMKEIRRLLGI; encoded by the coding sequence ATGAGGGTAGTGGTAGTGGATGATGAGGCCCCGGCCAGGGATGAGTTAATTTATTTGCTTAAACAACATGCCGACATTGAGGTGGCGGCTGAGGCGGAGGATGTTCAATCGGCTTTACAGGTAATACGGAAAGAACGGCCGGATGCCGTGTTTCTGGATATCTCCATGCCCGATGGAGAGGGTATGGAAGTTGCCCGACAGTTGGACCGCTGGGTGGAGCCGCCACTGGTGGTTTTTGCAACTGCCTACGACCAGCATGCCGTGGAAGCCTTTACTGTAAATGCAGTGGATTATCTCTTGAAACCATTTTCTGAGGAACGAGTGGCAGAAACCATCGATAAACTCCGGCGGTTGCTAAGTCATAAAAAGCAAAACCAATTGCAAAAGAAGATTGCGGTCAGTGATGAGGATTTAATCAAGTTACTGAATCCAGAAGAAATTGTTTTTGCCAGTCGTCAGGGCCGGGAGGTTATGATTAAAACCTTTGATAAAACCTATTCTGTTAACTATACTTTGCAGGCCCTGGAGAATAGGTTGGGGGACTTACCATTTTTCCGCCCCCATTATAGTTTTCTGGTCAACATTGATAAAATTGAAAGGATAGAGCCGGGTTTTCAGGGACACCAACTGGTCATGCAGGATGAGGATTCCTCAAGGGTACCGGTAAGCCGCAACGGAATGAAAGAGATCCGGCGGCTGTTGGGTATATAA